Below is a genomic region from Methanobacterium sp..
TATCAGAAAAAATAAGGACCCTCCGAGTTCATGGAGCAAAACCAAAATATTATCACCATATTATTGGTTATAACAGCAGATTAGATGCTATTCATGCGGCTGTTTTAAATGTGAAGTTAAAATATCTCGATAAATGGGTTCAAAAAAGGATTAATAATGCTAAAATTTATAATAACGCGTTAAAACATGTTGAAAATTTAGAATTACCCCAAATATCAGATAATGAGAAACATTCATTTAACCAGTACACAATTAGAGTAAAAAACGGTTTAAGGGACAACCTTAAAGATTTCCTGCAAAACAAGGGCATAAACACTGCAATATATTATCCTTTACCATTACATTTACAGCCCTGCTTTTCTTCATTAAACTGTAAAAAAGGAGATTTTGTAAATGCGGAATTGGCAAGTAAAGAAGTCCTTTCATTACCTGTTTTTCCAGAATTAGAAAAAGAAGAGATGGAATATACAATTGACAGTATTTCTGAATTTTTTAAAAGGGATTAAAATGAAAATTATCACTGTATTGGGAGCTAGACCCCAATTTATCAAAGCTGCATTGTTATCTCATGAATTAAGGAGAGAAAATCATGAAATTATTGTTCATACAGGGCAACACTATGATACTGAGATGTCAGATATCTTTTTTAAAGAGATGAATATTCCTGAACCAGATTATAATTTAGGAGTTGGATCTGCATCACATGCTTATCAAACTGCAGAAATGATGTTAAAACTTGAAAAAATTTTTGTAAATGAAAATCCAGATTTGGTTTTGGTATATGGTGATACTAACTCTACTTTAGCAGGTGCAATAACTGCCTCTAAATTAAATTTACCAGTAGCTCATGTAGAAGCGGGCCCTAGAATGTTTGATAAAACTATTCCCGAAGAGATAAATCGAATAATTACAGATCAGTTATCTTCTTTACTTTTTGCACCAACTCCCAGATCAGTTGATAATCTCACAAATGAGGGCTTAAATAAGGGAATTCACTTGACTGGAGATATAATGCTTGATAACTTTAAATATTTCTATAAAAAAGCTGAAAAACATTCTAAAATTCTAGAAGAACTTGATTTAACAGAAAAAAATTATATATTAACAACTATCCATCGCGCAAGGAATACTGAATCCATTAAAAACTTAAAAACTATTGTAAAATCATTATTAAAAATTTCCGAAGTAGAAAAAATAATATTCCCTGTTCATCCCCGTACTAAAAAATACCTTAAAAAATATAATTTCTACGATAGGCTAAATAAAAATCCCAATATTAAATTAATAAACCCTGTAGGCTATTTGGATATGTTAATTCTAACTAAAAATGCCAAAAAAATAATTACAGATTCAGGAGGTCTGCAAAAAGAGGCTTATTTTGCCCAAGTTCCATGCATAACCTTAGATAAATCATCTGCATGGCCTGAAACTGTTGAAGATGGTTGGAATCTAGTCATTTATGGAACATCTGAAAAAATCGCTCGATCTGTGCTTCATTTTAAACCAAGTTCTACACAAAATAAAACCTTTGGTCATGGAAACGCTTCAGTTAAAATAACTCATTTAATAGAAGAATTACTAAAAAATAGAGAAAAAACCATTATACTGGCTCCAAAAATGATCCTTTCTAGAAATATATAAATTTTGAAAGAGGTAATACTATGAAAATATGTTTTCTTGCAAATTCAGAAAGTATCCATATTCAACGATGGGTTAAATATTTCACAGATACAGGTCATGAAGTACACATAATATCAGATAGTTCCACTGATAAAATTAACATTGAAAACGTAATATTCCATCAACTTAAAAATATCAATTCAAATAGAAACACTGTGGCGTTCTATATAACATTGATAATCAATATTGTATATGTTAATTATCTAATAAGGAGTATTAAGCCAGACATTCTCCATGCGCATTATGTTGTATATTACGGGTTTTATGGAGTTTTAACTTCTTTTCATCCTTTAATTATATCTGTTTGGGGTAGCGATGTTTTAAAAGTGCCAGATGAGTCTCTAATAGCAAACTACATAGTTCGTTATAGTCTTAAAGGTGCAGATAAGATCACTACTACTGCTGAATTTATGAGAGATCACCTACTTGATAACTTTAAACTAGCAAAAGAAAAAATCATTAGAATTCCATGGGGAATAAATACCAACATTTTTTATCAAAGGTACAGTTCTAAAGAAAAAGAATTAAAAGAATATTTAGGAATAGGAGATGCTGAAACAGTTGTTATCAGTAACAGGAGCATGGCTCCCCAATATAATATTGATAAAATTATTGAAGCTATCCCTTATGTTCTAAAATCAAATTCCAATACTGTTTTTGTGTTTATAAAAGGTTATGGCACCACTAATTTTGAAAAAAAAATGAGATTGAAGGCTCAAAAATTAAATATCATCAATAACGTTCGTTTTATCTCAAAGAATATAACACCTAAAGAAATGGCTACCTATCTTAACATTTCCAACATGTTCGTTTCAATAACAAAAACAGATCAATTTGCAAGTAGCATTATGGAAGGAATGGCATGTGGATTGGTCCCTATTGTAAGCAATATTGATGTTTATTACCAATATTTATCAGATAATAGTAATGCACTATTTGTTAATCCCGATAATCCGCAGGATTTAGCTGAAAAAATAATTTATTGTATTAATAATCCTGAAATAAAGGAGAATTTTTATAAAATAAACAAAAAAATCATTGAAAAACATGAAAATTGGGATAAAAATGCTCGAAAGATGGAAAAATTATATGAAGAAATGTTAAAAGAAGGAGAAATTAAAGATGAAATGGAAAATCCCATTGTTCAAAATATATCATGATGATGACGATATCCAAAGTGTAACAAACATCATCAAGAATGGTTCCCATTGGGCAACTGGAACAGAAATACAGCTATTTGAAAATGAAATTTCCCAGTATATTGGAAGAAAATACGCTGTGACATTTAATTCTGGAACTTCAGCTCTCCATACTCTCCTTTTAGCTCATGATATTAAAGATAACGATGAAGTAATAGTTCCATCTTTTACTTTTATCTCAACGGCTAATGCTCCTCTTTTTGTTAAAGCAAAACCTGTTTTTGCAGAAATTGAAGATAAAACATGCGGATTAGATCCTGAAGATGTTAAAGAAAAAATTACTCCAAAAACTAAAGCAATTATTCCTATTCATTATGGGGGTAACCCCTGTTTAATACGTGAATTAAAAGAGATTGCTGATGATTATAATGTTTTACTCATAGAAGATGCTGCAGAATCACTTGGGGCAAAAATAAAAGATAAAAAAATAGGGAGCTTTGGAGATTCAGCCATACTCAGTTTTTGCCAGAATAAAGTAATCTCTACAGGTGAAGGCGGGGCAGTTGTAACAGATTCAAAAGAAATCTATGAAAAATTAAAATTAATAAGATCACACGGAAGGTTAGATGCTCAGGATTACTTCTCTTCAACAAATTATATGGATTACCTAACTTTGGGATACAATTTTAGAATGCCTACCATGTGTGCAGCACTGGGTCTATCACAGCTAAAGAAGATAGACTCCATAATTAAAATGAGAAGGAGCAATTCATCTTATTTATCAAAAAAATTGTCAAAAAACGATATAATTATACCAAAAAGTCCCTTAAATTATTATAATGTTCATCAGCTGTTTACAATAAGGATTGAAGAACAAAGGGATGATTTAATCGAATATATGTCAAATAAAGGTATAATGACTAAAGTATATTTTTCTCCTGTTCATTTAACTCATTTCTATCAAAAAAAATTGGGATATAAAATTGGAGATTTGCCTGTTACTGAGAAAATATCCAATCAGGTACTGTCTTTACCAATGTATCCCACATTGACAAAAAGAGAAATGGATTATATTGCCGAAAATATTGAAAAATTTTTGAAGGTAAAATAATGAAGGACAAATTAAGGGAAAAGACTGTTTTAGT
It encodes:
- a CDS encoding DegT/DnrJ/EryC1/StrS family aminotransferase; translation: MKWKIPLFKIYHDDDDIQSVTNIIKNGSHWATGTEIQLFENEISQYIGRKYAVTFNSGTSALHTLLLAHDIKDNDEVIVPSFTFISTANAPLFVKAKPVFAEIEDKTCGLDPEDVKEKITPKTKAIIPIHYGGNPCLIRELKEIADDYNVLLIEDAAESLGAKIKDKKIGSFGDSAILSFCQNKVISTGEGGAVVTDSKEIYEKLKLIRSHGRLDAQDYFSSTNYMDYLTLGYNFRMPTMCAALGLSQLKKIDSIIKMRRSNSSYLSKKLSKNDIIIPKSPLNYYNVHQLFTIRIEEQRDDLIEYMSNKGIMTKVYFSPVHLTHFYQKKLGYKIGDLPVTEKISNQVLSLPMYPTLTKREMDYIAENIEKFLKVK
- the wecB gene encoding UDP-N-acetylglucosamine 2-epimerase (non-hydrolyzing), whose amino-acid sequence is MKIITVLGARPQFIKAALLSHELRRENHEIIVHTGQHYDTEMSDIFFKEMNIPEPDYNLGVGSASHAYQTAEMMLKLEKIFVNENPDLVLVYGDTNSTLAGAITASKLNLPVAHVEAGPRMFDKTIPEEINRIITDQLSSLLFAPTPRSVDNLTNEGLNKGIHLTGDIMLDNFKYFYKKAEKHSKILEELDLTEKNYILTTIHRARNTESIKNLKTIVKSLLKISEVEKIIFPVHPRTKKYLKKYNFYDRLNKNPNIKLINPVGYLDMLILTKNAKKIITDSGGLQKEAYFAQVPCITLDKSSAWPETVEDGWNLVIYGTSEKIARSVLHFKPSSTQNKTFGHGNASVKITHLIEELLKNREKTIILAPKMILSRNI
- a CDS encoding glycosyltransferase family 4 protein encodes the protein MKICFLANSESIHIQRWVKYFTDTGHEVHIISDSSTDKINIENVIFHQLKNINSNRNTVAFYITLIINIVYVNYLIRSIKPDILHAHYVVYYGFYGVLTSFHPLIISVWGSDVLKVPDESLIANYIVRYSLKGADKITTTAEFMRDHLLDNFKLAKEKIIRIPWGINTNIFYQRYSSKEKELKEYLGIGDAETVVISNRSMAPQYNIDKIIEAIPYVLKSNSNTVFVFIKGYGTTNFEKKMRLKAQKLNIINNVRFISKNITPKEMATYLNISNMFVSITKTDQFASSIMEGMACGLVPIVSNIDVYYQYLSDNSNALFVNPDNPQDLAEKIIYCINNPEIKENFYKINKKIIEKHENWDKNARKMEKLYEEMLKEGEIKDEMENPIVQNIS